The sequence TCTCTATTTACAACTCCTACAAGAAACTATCCTCTCAGCAATGTTTTTTAAGAAGGAGGGGTCGTCCTTTTTTGAAAACGAGTATTAGCTATTTTGACCTATCTTAATGAAAATTAGACTATACTTTCATAGGATAGATTACTACTCATTTTCACAAGAGTACATTATACGCCGATTTTTATTTCTACAGTTTGTGCTTTGTTTTCCATAGTGCCCTGTTATATATCTGTAGAGCCACAAATTTCATAGAATGTTTTGAAATGCGTCTTACACACAAGCGATAAAATCTCTTTCCCCTGAGTGTTTAATATGGTTTTCCCTGCCGATTTCACATGAGCAGAGGCTCCTTTAGGTAGCTTTACAGAAAAACGTTGTTCTAGTTTGGTTATAGTATTAATGAAGGCTTCTCTTGCTAATATAGAAGCTGCGGCAACAACGATATCTTGTTCTGCGCGGACTCTTTGAATTACCGAGATATCAGTGCTTTTTTTTCTTAATGCTTCAAGTAAAACACTTTCTGATGAAGCAAATTGGTCTGAGATAGCAAAGACTTCTCCAGAGGGACGCGGAGCAAGTTGATCGATAATAGTAGCATGAGCCCAGGCTAGAAGAATATTCAGATTATGGAACTTTGCATAAAGTTCGTTATATTTTTCTGGATAAAGAATCATCACATCATATGTAGAACATGCTCGAATGGTTTTTGCTAATGATAGGATTTGGTTATCATTGAGCATTTTTGAATCTTGGATTTTTGTTTTATAAAGATTTTTCAAAGTCTCCGCATCGCGAGCATAGACTCCCGCGATACATAGAGGACCAAAAAAATCTCCTTTCCCCGATTCATCTACGCCTAGGCGAGGACGCAGATCCTTCTCCATACGGTTATGGGTAAATGTCAATAAAATTTCTGGTTCTAAGAAAAAATCAATGAACTCTTGTGAACCTTTCCCCTGAACAACGAGTTTCCCTGAGTTATAGAGAGTACAGCTTACCGAGGGAGAACGTGCTTGGAAAATGGTGTGCTGCGGTTGCGTTAAAATGAAACCCTTTTCCTCAAGGCGATCTTTAAGTAGGCCGTGGAGAGAAGGCGAGAGTGTGGTAACAAACGGTGTGGACATAAGCGTCGAATTCTTTTGGCATACTTAGGATGGGAAATCTCTATCCTGATGTATCTTTTTACTAGGTATATTTATTGTTATGCTATACATAGCATAAGGGTATATAGTGTATAATGCGGTTTTTGAAGTACAAATTAAACGTTAATCCTGTATATTCCCGCAAGTGAGCAGGATCTTGACACAGAGGGAAGTGTCTTATTTTTACAGAAAATGAGACTAGGAGACTCTAGAAAGATCTAGAGTTTAGCATTTAGGTACCTGCAAAGGAATCTCTATGGCAGAACAAATTCATAAAGAACTCTTACATTTAGGAGAGGTATTTCGCACAAAACGCGAAGAACAGTCCTTATCTTTAAAAGATGTAGAAGCAGCAACATCCATACGTTACTCATGTTTAGAAGCTATAGAAAACGGCTATTTGGGGAAGCTCATTTCTCCCATTTATGCTCAGGGATTTATAAAGAAATATGCCGCCTACTTGGGGTTAGATGGTGAGCGCATTCTTCAAGACCATCCCTATGTTATGAAAATCTTCAAAGAATTTTCAGAGCATAATATGGAAATGCTGCTGGATTTAGAATCTATGGGAGGAAGAAACTCACCAGAGAAGGCAATTCGTAGTTTATCTAATCTTTGGTGGGCTGCACTTATCGTCTTCAGTGGTATTGCGATTTGGTGGTTAGGATCCCTACTTTCTCTTTTCTAATAGGTAGATGGCCTATGCTAAAGTACAAGGGGACAACTCGCCCCTTTGTTTCTACCTATCTTCAAATTGCTACCCTAGAAACGCTACGGAGCTGGAGACTTTACCACATAATCCGAGTAATTGCTCCTGATGATGGTTTGAACACCATCCATGCTCCGCATTCTCATCCTCGTCGTCCGGATCTACTACATTTGCGCTTCTTGGTTGAGGAGTACGTCCGGAACCCACTTTTTTCCCACCATCTACTTCTAGACCATCAGAATCATTGTCTCCTGGGATAAATGGTCGGCCGCCCGTACCACATTGTATGTTGAAGAGATCTGGTGTTGGACGCTGTGGTTTAGGATTACGTCCGGAACTCACTCTTCCACTATCTATTTCTACATCGTCGTCAGAATAATTGCCATAATCATTATCTCCTGGGATAAATGGTCGGCCGTACCTATCCCATTGCGTTTTGAAGAAATCGGATACCTGTTTTAATTGATCAAATGTTGCGGAAGGAATGTCCCCTTTATTATTTGTAGGGGCATAACCTAATGCTAGAAGTGCAAGAATAATCAGCTTTAACAGGGACTCGGGTGATAAACTAAGGCTATAACCTGGAATTCCAAAAGTGAAGCATGGGGCGTGTCCAACTAAACAAGCTAGCGTGTTTTGCAATATCTGCAAGGCGTTTTTCCCCTCTTTTCCTCCTAGAGGGAACACGTCTCTACTACCTAGATCCACCACGTTAAGATGGTAGAGCTGAGAGCGGAGTTTGAGATAATCGAGATGTTTAGCATAATGTATTTCACTTTGTAGTGATCCTGAAGGCTCTCCGTGACCCTCCCCTTTGTTATAGATAACCCAACATGGTGGAGGTATATCGTGTTTTTGATCGCGGAAATCACCATAACCACGTTTTGCCATTATGGTTTCGACGTCGTTTACTTCAGGAACTTTTTTAGGATCATTAGCCAGATCAAAGAGTTCTTGTTGTATTCCACCTGCCAAGAGTTTCTTTAAAAGTTTTTTTGCTTCAACGCACAAACGATCAAAATCGTCTTTTTGCTCCTCAGTTAGGGTGGCACCTTCAGAGAGAAGACGAGGCCAATCATGACCACTTTTCTCTGCTCCCATCCCTAAAACAATCGGGCCATGCTTCTTTTTCATATCATCTAAGAAACTTAGAAGATCAGGATGAGCTCCTGATGGTTGCTCTGGGGGATTGATGATGCAGGTACATAGGCAATGAAAGCAATGGGAAAGCCAGTTCGGGCAATGGCTATCACACCAAGGACTACAATGTTCATTGCAATAACTCGCACCGCGTTGTGTTTGAGGTGCATTTAACAAAGAGGATGCTATGACTCCTGCTTTTTGTATAGTCTCTGCTACTGGAGTGTCTCCAACATGAACCTCAAAGGAAACTTTATTTCCAGCTCCAGGTTGTTGGGTAACCACCTTGTGTTGTAGCGGTGTATTTTCTTGTGAAGGACCACCGGCTCCTTCTTGCACAGTTACCTTGCAACCACATTCACCCAGTGGACAGCACATACAATAGCTCCTGATAATGAAAGATAGGGAGGTAAGATGCTTACATCTTATCTCTTGCGATTAACACCGCTTCCATGGTTTCAAAAAGCGTGTTTTTTTACCAAGGGTTTCTTTTCTTTTAGGTGTCTGAATATGTAGGGGATAAGGCAACAATGTGCGGAAGTTGTGGTTGGCACGGAATTATGTGAAGATTTTAATCTTTTCACGTAGTCAAGATTGTGAGATATCTGTATAAATTGAACGACTTGTTGGATAGTAGAGGCGGAGGAAGCCGCCCCTAATCGTGTGTTGATATTATCTTAAAAATAGACTTGAAGTCATAGCTGTGATGTTTTTAGCCGTTTTGAGAAGAGCTTCTTGAGATTTAGGATTTGTGAAATCCCAAAGCTGAGCACCACTTGTGTCTCCAGGTGTGACCCCGTCAACACACGATGTTCCAGCATTTTCAGTCAAACGACCGTTAAGAACAACTTTTTGTCCGTATTTAGGCAAAGGATGGAGTGTTCCTGCGTTGACTTTGACTTCCGTTCCGAAAGATCGTGAATCTACAGAAGATCCAGGCGTATGTTTCTCTTTTGTACGAAGTTCTTTACTTGTATTTTCTAATTGTTCTAAAGACGTAGGGACCTCTTGTTCTGCACCTAAAGGAATAAAACCTAAAGCTAGTAAGGAAAGAAGAAGTAAAGTACGGTATTTTGATTCTTCGATGCTCAATCCAAATCCTGGATGATCAAAGATATTTTTCTCCTCATTTACATACTTATTTAAGGTGAGTAACAAAATATTTACAGCAGCCCGAGCTTGAAATCCTAAGAAACCGGTCGTTTGAGAATTCACATCTAAAACTTCTAGTTGGCTAAGTTGGTGCTGTAACCTTTGGATATTCAGAGAGTACCCAGATCTTTGTTCATTCGCAGCTGTGTCATTGCTTTCAGAAGGATAAAGAATTAAACATGTGGGAAGAGAAGGAGGAGTTGAGATGTTGATAGACTCTTCTAAAGAGTTTTTCACATTTTCTAGCTCTGTAGAACCTTTTGAAGGAAGTTGATGCGCAGCATTAGCAACTTTGAAGAGTTCTTGTTGAGAGCCTCCTTTTAAGCATCTACCTAACTGATTTTTTGCTTCTTCACATTTTTCTGAAAATAGCGCTTTCTGCTCTGCAGATAAAGTAAAACCTTCTGCGAGTAGTTTAGAAATATCCCAAGGGCCGTTTTTCATTGCGATACCAACGCAAATAGGACCAAACGCATCTCTTTGCTGTTGGATAAAATCAGTTAAATCATCGTATTTTGCTTCAGATCCTAGATTTTCATCAGGAGTAATCATGCATGTGCAAAGACAATCGAAGAAACAGAGGAAAGGACTCCAGCAATTGTCTGCACACCAAGGCCTGCAAGAATCTTGGCAGAATTGGCTGGTGCGTTGTATTCTTGCAGAATTTAAAGCATCAGAGACAAGGTCTCCAGCAGCACGAATGGTATCTAGTAATGTTGGATCACCCACTTTTAAACTAAATTCTGAAGTGGATCCAGGTTGTTTTGTAATCCCATTTAAAGACATAGTTTCTTCTTCATAGGCATCTTGTCTTGAGCGGCAGCTCATACTAATTCCAGGGCAGCACATAATTTACTCCATAAATAACAATGTGGTTTACTAAGAACCCTTATACTGTTGATGGTTCTTATTCTTTTGCTAAATGGCTTTATGCACTTTTGACGTTTTGTGGAGAGGGTTTATAAGAGTTGTTACTCTTGTGTAAAATAGACAGATGACATTGTTAATCTTGGAGAAAATGTGAAACAACTAATGTGTGAATTATCCTCATTTTATGTGCTAAAAAGCATTTAGGGGGCAGATGTTGTTCAAAAAAATATTTTAAGTCTATAAAAAATTTTTGAATGCAAGGGGCTGCCTGTAGGATAAAAAGTCGCTTTATACGGTTTTACAGTCTATTTTCATGTTCTGTCCAACATCGTGTTCTCGCAGAAAGTCGTACGCTTAAATTACCGGCATGTTGAACCCAGATGCTTTGTTATGCTTCATCCTGACGATGAAGTTTAGTCACACCTTCTTCATTTACAGAATCTAAGCCAAACTCTGCATAACAAGGAAGACTACAGTAGCCCGATCAGGTCGTGTAACCTTTGTGTATTTTCGTGATCTGGAGGAGATGTCGAGCGTTTCCCAATAAAGATAGAATGTGTTCGCTAGTCGCTTCCAAAGAATATTGGGGTGATCTCTATGGGACTCTGTTCTGAATTTTTTTACAAATACTTTGTGGATTTGAACAAGTGCAAAGGGAAAACACGGAATTTGCCGAAGGAATTTAGTGATAATCATGAAAGTGGAAAAATCGTTGAAATAGGAGTGTGGGACGAATTTTTTTCGTCTGATAAAATCTTTCTTGTTGATTTTATTTCAAAAAATTCTTATGACTTTTTCACTTATACAACCAAGATGTGATAAAAGTGATAAGTCTGCTGAAATATCTTCCTAAGGTGTCCATACTTATAGTAGCTACCTTAGGTACATTGACTACAGCTGAGGCGGCAAAGAAAAAACATGTGCCAATGACAATGGTTTATTCTTTTGACGAGGTTTTTACACATTTAGAAAAAAACAAAGAGGATACTTTATTTTGTATTAACGTAGATAGTGTAATTCAGCATAAGTACATAGGTTCTCCGGGCTGGTATCAAAATAGGTTGTCAAGGCTTTCTAAGCGTTTTGGAGATTTTTTTAAGGCAAAAAAACGGGTGGCTGAAGA is a genomic window of Chlamydia psittaci 6BC containing:
- the rnhC gene encoding ribonuclease HIII, with translation MSTPFVTTLSPSLHGLLKDRLEEKGFILTQPQHTIFQARSPSVSCTLYNSGKLVVQGKGSQEFIDFFLEPEILLTFTHNRMEKDLRPRLGVDESGKGDFFGPLCIAGVYARDAETLKNLYKTKIQDSKMLNDNQILSLAKTIRACSTYDVMILYPEKYNELYAKFHNLNILLAWAHATIIDQLAPRPSGEVFAISDQFASSESVLLEALRKKSTDISVIQRVRAEQDIVVAAASILAREAFINTITKLEQRFSVKLPKGASAHVKSAGKTILNTQGKEILSLVCKTHFKTFYEICGSTDI
- a CDS encoding helix-turn-helix domain-containing protein, translated to MAEQIHKELLHLGEVFRTKREEQSLSLKDVEAATSIRYSCLEAIENGYLGKLISPIYAQGFIKKYAAYLGLDGERILQDHPYVMKIFKEFSEHNMEMLLDLESMGGRNSPEKAIRSLSNLWWAALIVFSGIAIWWLGSLLSLF